AGGTGGAGTAAAACCCCTCCAGGTGCGGATGGGTCACGATGTTGTGTCCCTGCTTCTTGCCATCGCGGACTTCAAAGCCCAGTGATTCAAGGTGGCGGCGCATGTCGTCACACCGCAGGGACGCACCGGCCGTCTCAAGCACCTGTATGACTTCATCCAGTTTACGTGACGTCATATATGGTGTCACATCCAGTGTGTCGCAAGGGCCCAGGCTGGGAGGGCCCAGGGGGCTCTCTCGCTACCGAATGGCTCGCACCCCGCCACGATAGCCAATGCCGGCGGCGCTACGGCCAGGTGGAGTTCTTCGGAATCCATGCGGTGGCGTTTCCGTGAGGGGCGTAGGGGGCCGGGGTAGGGCGTTTGGGCACGCTACCGCCGGAACGGTGTCGCCTTAAGAAGGCCCGCTCTCAACATCGGTGCTCAAATTGTGAGCGTTAATTAGACCACAAACAGGGCGAGTGCGGCAAGCGCTGCCTGAACAGTTCCTGCTCATTGTCATCGAGCTGTGCGTAGTTGTCGACGAAATCCGCATACTTGAGCCGCTTGTTCGGGTCCGGCTCGATCCCGTCGAGGCCCGGCTCTGTCTAGACGGTACGGATAGGCCCCGGATACTGCGCGAGCTGATGATCGCTGGTCAGCAGCGTATAGCCCTCGACATCAGCCTGCGCGATCAGCATGCGGTCAAAGGGATCCTTATGGAGGTCCGGTAGGCTGCCTACGGCGAGCGCATGGGCGCCACGGATCGCTAACTCCTCGTAGCCGTGTTCCAAGAGCTCGCGCCGGAGCACGGGAGGCTCCACCCGGAAGTCACTACGGTGGAGACCGCGCTTGATGGTGATCTCCCACAGGCTCGCAGCGCTGTAGGCGAGTTGATAGTCCGGATCGAGGAGGAGGTCTCGCGCTTGCTGAGGTAGCCGCGGGGAGTCCGCTGCTGCCCAGAGCAGGATGTGGGTATCAAGGAGCAGATGCATTCGGATCCTCTCCCTGGAAGGCGTCGAGGATCGCTTGCCCGCCGAGCCGGTCGAAGTCTTCAGGCACCTCGATCTGCCCCTTCAGGAAGCCGACGCGCTCACTGGTTCCAGGCTGCGGTGACTCAAAACGGGATAGGCGCGCGATAGGTTGGCCCGATCGAGCGATGATGACCGACTCCCCCTGGCTGACCTTATCGAGGATGCGGGAGAGGTGGGTCTTGGCCTCATGGATGTTGACGGTCTCTGTCATGGAGCCCCGCTGGTGTTTAAGTTGGACTTAGTCAAAAAGACTAACCTAAGCGGTGCCCAAAGGCAAGAACACGATCCCTTCTCAACGCTGACCTGCGGACGGTAGCCGGTATACTTGTTGTGGGTCGAGCCTCACGGTCAGCAGTATTCGCGCTCAATCACTCCGACGCCAGACTTTCTCCTTTGTGGTTAAGATCAGGTTGTCCGTAACCTGTGCCAACACCGGCACGTACCTGTGCCCTCGCTGCAGGGCATCAGCGAGGACCGCCGGGTCCTCAATATATTCGTGTACCATCTGATTGTGCAGCTTGCGGACCGCGAACCAGTCGTCGCTGGAGGGGATCCAGCCGAATCGCTCGGCACGATCTAGATTGTCTATTGCAGGGCCTACGCGCTCACCGAGCGCGCGCAGCAGTGCCGAGATCAATTTGTCACCTAGTGTGTCCTGGAGCCGGCCGAAGCGCGCCACAAAGGCATCAACACGTTCTGACTCTTCTGTAAGGTTCTCTAGGGCACGAGCTCGCTCAATTGTGAACGGTTTTTCGAATAGTCGCTGATCGGTTGCAAGCAGGTGCCTGCGCTCGCGTTCAGCGATCCGTGTGAGGAACTGAAGGCGTGCCGTGCTGCCTGTGATTTGCTCAATAACTCGATGAATGGCAGCGATCTGTTCTTGAGTCAAGCGCACGCTGCAACTCCTTAGGAGCTGGGTATGTGGCTATCAGTTCAGAAAACTCAGCATCGAGATTGCAATACCGAAGCCCGTTAGGATACTGCCAAGCAGCCACAGGAAGTGTCGATCATGGCGGCGTAGCATTTCGTCGAAACGTCTGTCTACCTGCTCGAATCGCTTATCCATTTGCTGTTGCATAGCTTCGATACGGGCATCGACCTGCTCGAAGCGCTTGTCCATTTGCTGTTGCATGGCTTCGAAGCGGGCATCGATTTGTTCCAAGCGCTTATCGACCTGCTCGAAGCGCTTATCCATCTGCTGCTGCATAGCTTCGATACGGGCATCGACCTGCTCGAAGCGCTTGTCCATTTGCTGTTGCATGGCTTCGAAGCGGGCATCGATTTGTTCCAAGCGCTTATCGACCTGCTCGAAGCGCTTATCCATCTGCTGCTGCACGGCTTCGAAGCGGGCATCAATCTGCTCAAAGCGCTTCTCCATCTGCGTGAAGCCCTGGCGCATCAGTTCCCGCTGGTGCTTGAGCTCCTCCTCAACTCGCACCATGCGCTCGCGCAGCTCTAGCTCATAGACAGCTGGCGGTTTGCCTAAGCTTTGCTCAGCCAACCACTCGCCAAGGTGAGCTTTGATGTACTCGATATCGCTATCAGCAAGCGCCATTGATCACTAATCCATCTTTCCCCGAATGGCAGCATACCAGATCCGAAGCCAGTTCACCTATCAAAAGGTACTTGTGAAGGCTTCGGCAGGTTTTCCTGCAGTGGATTGTTACAGGAGGATGCCTCAAAAAACCTCCCCGGCGCCATTATCTGCCCCGGTGTGGAGGTCTTGGCGCCAGGGATGGCGCCATGAAGCCTCCAGGGATGGATTCACGGCGTCCTCCGCACCGGGGCAGATAATGGCGCCGGGGAGGTTTTTAGAGGTTCCCAGGAGTTGCCCACATCTTAGCAAAATTGCCCATTGGCGAACCCGGAAAACGGGAGTATTATCACGCCGGGGCGTGACAGGTGCGCGCGCAGAGTAGCGCAGGGATGAGCGCCGATCGCCTGAGCCCCAAGAAACTAACAGTTGCGCTTTTCCAGGGAAGGAAAATAATTATGGCCACCTTCTGTGTCCGTCCTAACGGCATTCTGCAGTACGATCTTTGCCTGTATGGGCGGCGTTTTCGCGAGAGTTCGGGACTGCAAGATACCCCTGATAATCGCCGGCGCATCAGGCGTGATCTGCGGCGGATAAACGCTGAGATCGAGATGGGTACCTTCGATTATGCCGCCTGGTTCCCTAACAGTCGCAAGCTCGATGCCGCGCAGCGCTGGCTCCGCGAGCGCGGCTCGCGCTCTCCCCAGCAACGCTTTGGCGACTATGCCGAGCAGTGGTTCGAACTCTATGTCGGCGGCTGGAAGGAGAGCTATGCGCGGGGGGTGCGCTGCACCTTCGATCGCTACCTGATTCCGCATTTTGGCGATTGGCCGCTGGATCAGATTACCGAGCGGAGTGTACGCGCCTATCGCGCGGAGTTGCTCGAGCTTACCGATAAGCTCGGCAATCGCCGGCTGGGTAATGCCCGTATCAATGCCATCCTGACGCCGTTATCGGGGATTATGGCCTTTGCTGAGCGTGAGCTGGGCATTGAGCACCCGATGAAGAACCTGAAACCGCTGCGCGATGACCGCGACGACCCCATGCCGCTTACTGCGGAGCAGGTGACCGCCTTTCTTGCAGCTGTTGAGCCTGATTACCACCTCTATTTCAAGCTGCGCTTTTATACCGGGCTGCGCAGCTGCGAGGTGAATGGCCTTAAAGTGCGCTATGTGGATTTTGAGCGGCGTCAGTTACGCGTCCGGGAGTCGCTGGTTAATGACCAGCAGACCACGCTCAAGCACCGTAAGACGAGGCGCGATATCCCGCTTGCCGCGGGCCTATTAGGCGAGCTGAGTCAGCACGTTAGCGGCAAAGAGGAAGATGAGTATGTCTTTACTCGCGCCGACGGCAAGCCACTCAGGCCGAGCTGGGTTGCGGAGAAAGTCTGGCTGCCTACTCTTAAGGCTCTCGGCTTAGCGCCGCGGCGGGTCTATCAGACTCGTCACACTGCGGCTGTTCTCCACCTGGCTGCCGGCGAAAACCCCCTGTTTGTCTCGCGCCTGCTCGGTCACTCGTCATCAAAGATGCTCTTTGAGCGCTATGCGCCTTTCGTCTCTAATGCCTTGAATGATGATGGCTCATCGTTTGAGGCTATGATGGCGGCGTTTCACAACAAAACTCAAGGTGGCCTCTAAAACTTCGCCGGCGCCACCATCCGTCCCGGTGTGGAGGTCTTGGCGCCTGGGATGGCGCCATGAAGCCTCCAGGGATGGATTCACGGAGTCCTCCACAGCGGGGCGGATGGTGGCGCCGGCGAAGTTTTTAAAGGTTCCCTCAAGGATGATCAAACTAAATGGAATTTACCACTATTGTTCACCACGGCGGCGCCCAAGGCGTCACCGGCAGCTGTCATCAACTATACGCCACCCCCGAGTGCTCGCTGCTTGTCGACTGCGGCCTGTTCCAGGGCCGTGATGTGGCGCCGCAGCTCGATTCGCTGACCCAGCATCGGGTCGAGTTTGATATCGCCAGCCTGGTGGGGCTCGTCATCACGCATGTCCATATTGATCACGTTGGCCGCTTGCCGTATCTCCTAGCGGCAGGCTATCGGGGCCCCATCTTCTGTTCTCAACCCTCGGCGCAGTTACTCTTCCCGGTTATCGAAGATGCACTCCGAGTCGGGTTTACCCGTGATGCTGAGCTGATTGGCCAATTTAGCAACCAGCTTGAGCAGCAATTAGTGCCGTTGCGCTATGGGCGTTGGCATACCCTGGTAGATGATAAGGAGCTGCGCCTGCGTATCCGCTTAGAGCGGGCAGGGCACATCTTGGGGTCGGCTTACGTTAAGGTCGATCTCCACGCCCGCCGTCTTAACCGGCGCGAGCGGTTGGTCTTCTCCGGCGATCTGGGCGCTCGTTGCTCGCCGCTGATGACGGCGCCGCGTTCGCCGCACCGCGCCGATACGCTGGTGCTGGAGGCTACCTATGGCGATCGCCGCCATACGCAGCGCGAGCAGCGTACCGCGCAGCTGCGCGAGAGCGTCGAGCACGCCTTGGCAAATGGCGGCACGGTGGTTGTCCCGGCGTTTAGTATTGGCCGCACTCAAGAGCTGCTCTATGAGTTGGAGGATTTGATTGAGCAGGGTGGTGAGCCGTGGCGGCGCCTGGAGGTCATCGTCGACTCGCCGTTGGCGGCGCGGTTTAATCGCATCTATAGGCGCTTGCGGGATTTTTGGCCAGCGGAGGCACGTAAGCGGCTGCGTCGGGGGCGGCATCCGCTGAGTTTTGCTAATCTAGTGACGGTCGATAGCCATGCTGAGCATCTGCAAACGGTCGACTATCTGGTCCGCACCCTGCGCCCGGCGGTGGTGATCGCCGCTAGTGGTATGATCACGGGCGGGCGGGTGGTCAGCTATCTGCGCGCTATGCTTGGCGAGGAGCGTCATCAGGTGCTGTTTGTCGGCTATCAGGCCGAGGGCACCCCGGGGCGCGAGATTCAGCGCCAAGCCGAGTGCTCTGGTATGGTTGAGTTGGCCGGCGAACGGATCCCTATACGCGCTCGAGTGCGAACAATATCTGGCTATTCAGCCCACGCTGATCAAACCGAGCTGCTCGGCTTTGTTAAGCGGATGAAGCGCTGGCCGCGGCGGATTATCTTGGTTCACGGTGAACAGGCGGCGCGGCGTGCCCTAGGCGAGGGGCTGGCGCAACTGTATGCTCGCCGGCCAGTGCAGATTGTTGGTGGTTGAAGATGAATATTTTGATATACGGCTTTGGGTTTTCCGGCTCGGGGGCATTGATTGATGCCTTTAAGGATACGGAGCAGATAGCTATAGCCCCCAAGATCTCTGGATTATCCGGGGATGGCGGGGTAGGTGCGTTGTTAACGGCGGCTGATGATCGCCAGCGCCAGCGCGAGATAGCTCAAGTTAGGCTTAAGGAGTTGGAGAGTAAAATCGCCAAGGAGCGACGTGCCCGCCGGTGGACATGGTGGTATCGCTTGCAGGAACGTCGGCGGGCACTCTCGCGTGCTCTGGGGTTGCGCCGTGGGGGTGTTCATGCCAGTCAGGCAGAGCGAGAGAGCATCGAAGAGTGGCTCATCGATGCGCGCTATCTGCAACAATTCTTGGCAGAGATCGATGCTGGTAAGCAGCTCGATATGGTGGCCTATTGGCGACAATGGCTGCAGGAGCGGTTATTCGCCAACGCCCCTGGTGCTCAATGGGTCCTGGTCGATAAACGGGTGCCCTTGATGGATCCGAAGATGGACGGGATTTGGCAGCCGCTTTACGAGCCGTTTAAATTAGTCGTAGTCCACCGGGATCCGGCCGACCATATGGCTGAAATAGTCCGGCAAAAGGGCTGGAAGAAGGTTGCCCGTCAGGATCGTGATGGGGCCCGCGAGGGTCATCCGGGGCAGCGGTGCGAGGCCTTCGCAGTCCGAGCAGGTGGGCGACAAAAAACCGGTGCCGGCCCCTCTCTGTAAGCAGCAAGTCGCCATCCCGTCCAATCGCCACGCCGCAGTGCTCACCTTGGGCAGACTCTGGCAAATAGCCTTCGGTGCGGAGACTGACGATCAACTTGACGAGATAATTTTCAAAAAAGCGATCGAGCGAGTCTAGGTCGGTCATGATATGGCGGCTCTTATAGACGAATCGCCCTTCGTCTTGTAATTGTTGGCGCGCTTCGGCATACCAAAGACTTTGCCGAAAATCGTCCGCGCAGCGAACTAGGTCGGCCAGCTTTGCGTACTTCTGACTGCCCGGAAAGTCGCCGTCAATAGAGATAGGACGGGCCCGCAGATCCCAGTCACCGGGGACAAGGAACCCCTTATGACGATAATGCAACCGCGAATCGCGGCGGCCTATCTCGAATAGCTGGGAGCGATAGCAGACGCGGTCAACGCATGCGGGGGTTATCC
This Halorhodospira halochloris DNA region includes the following protein-coding sequences:
- a CDS encoding type II toxin-antitoxin system VapC family toxin, producing the protein MHLLLDTHILLWAAADSPRLPQQARDLLLDPDYQLAYSAASLWEITIKRGLHRSDFRVEPPVLRRELLEHGYEELAIRGAHALAVGSLPDLHKDPFDRMLIAQADVEGYTLLTSDHQLAQYPGPIRTV
- a CDS encoding type II toxin-antitoxin system Phd/YefM family antitoxin, which codes for MTETVNIHEAKTHLSRILDKVSQGESVIIARSGQPIARLSRFESPQPGTSERVGFLKGQIEVPEDFDRLGGQAILDAFQGEDPNASAP
- a CDS encoding site-specific integrase, producing MATFCVRPNGILQYDLCLYGRRFRESSGLQDTPDNRRRIRRDLRRINAEIEMGTFDYAAWFPNSRKLDAAQRWLRERGSRSPQQRFGDYAEQWFELYVGGWKESYARGVRCTFDRYLIPHFGDWPLDQITERSVRAYRAELLELTDKLGNRRLGNARINAILTPLSGIMAFAERELGIEHPMKNLKPLRDDRDDPMPLTAEQVTAFLAAVEPDYHLYFKLRFYTGLRSCEVNGLKVRYVDFERRQLRVRESLVNDQQTTLKHRKTRRDIPLAAGLLGELSQHVSGKEEDEYVFTRADGKPLRPSWVAEKVWLPTLKALGLAPRRVYQTRHTAAVLHLAAGENPLFVSRLLGHSSSKMLFERYAPFVSNALNDDGSSFEAMMAAFHNKTQGGL
- a CDS encoding MBL fold metallo-hydrolase RNA specificity domain-containing protein, whose product is MEFTTIVHHGGAQGVTGSCHQLYATPECSLLVDCGLFQGRDVAPQLDSLTQHRVEFDIASLVGLVITHVHIDHVGRLPYLLAAGYRGPIFCSQPSAQLLFPVIEDALRVGFTRDAELIGQFSNQLEQQLVPLRYGRWHTLVDDKELRLRIRLERAGHILGSAYVKVDLHARRLNRRERLVFSGDLGARCSPLMTAPRSPHRADTLVLEATYGDRRHTQREQRTAQLRESVEHALANGGTVVVPAFSIGRTQELLYELEDLIEQGGEPWRRLEVIVDSPLAARFNRIYRRLRDFWPAEARKRLRRGRHPLSFANLVTVDSHAEHLQTVDYLVRTLRPAVVIAASGMITGGRVVSYLRAMLGEERHQVLFVGYQAEGTPGREIQRQAECSGMVELAGERIPIRARVRTISGYSAHADQTELLGFVKRMKRWPRRIILVHGEQAARRALGEGLAQLYARRPVQIVGG